CCTCCCTGGGAGGACTTCTGCTTGGCGGGGCCGCCCAGATTACGGATCTGCTGCTCTTCCTGCTCGACGCCACGGCCGGGGCAGGGCTGACGCCAGTGTACGCCGTGTTGCGTCCCCTGTGGCCGGAAACGGTCGGGTTCGGCCTGCTCATGGTGGTTGCGCTGAGGGTCGCGGCCGCCAGTCGTGTTGTTCCAGCCCTGACATGGTTGGCAGGGCTGGGGTTTCTGCTGCTTGTGGGTCCCCATGCGGCGATCATGGCCGAGGATGCCCGCCCTGTGGTCCGCCTCGAACTCATTGATGTGGGCCTGGGGCAGGCGGCCCTCGTCACCACTCCGGGCGGACATCGCTGGCTGACGGACGGCGGGGGCGGTTCGAGCTCTTTCGACATGGGCGAGGCCGTGGTGGCCCCGTATCTGACCCTTGGCCGGCCTCCCCGACTCGACGGTGTGATCATGAGCCACCCTGACAACGACCACAGCCGGGGTCTTTCCTTCATTCTTTCCCGGTTCGAGGTGGGCGTGTTCCATACCAACGGTATGCTCCCGGGTGGTGAATCGGGCCGGGAGATGCGTGCTGCCTTGGCTGTCGGCGGGCTGACCCCGCTTGCCCTTGAGGCCGGGCAGGAGGTGGACCTGGGCGGCGGGACACGCTTCGAGGTGCTGCATCCGGCCCGGGGATTCCGGCCCAGGGGAAGCAACGAGCGGTCCCTGGTCCTGCGCCTCGTGGCAGAGGGGCAGGGACTGGCCATCCTGCCAGGCGACATGGAACGTGCGGGCACGGCGGCAGTCCTCAATTCCGGTTTTGATCTCTCGGCGCAGGTGCTTGTCCTGCCGCACCACGGCAGCCGCTCGAGCTTAAGCCCGGCCTTTTATCAGGCAGTGGATGCCCGCGTCGCCCTGTGCTCCGACGGGTTCATGAACCGTTTTGATTTTCCGCACCCCGAGGTGGTGGAGGCCCTTGGCGTTCCTGTGTACGCCACCTCGAGTCACGGGTTGGTGCGGGCCATGTGGGCGTCCGATGGCTCCCTCTTTGTCCATTCCCATTATCCCTGATGCCTTGATCGTTGGTTTTTGAATTATTCCAATGCGTTTGACTGTCCAGCCCGGACTGCGGCGGGACTTGCCAAAATCGGTCAATCCTGCGATATGACGTGAGTCCCGCGCCGTGCGGCGAATCGCTTCCGGGCACGGCGTGACACCAGCAATCATCGTGGGACACATGCCGAATCTTCGTACCAATGTCGTGGACGCCGTGGAGAGGATGCCCGCCTTTCCCAAGAGCGTGCATCAGGTGCTCAAGCTCGCCTCGGACATCAACTGTTCGCAGAAATGTCTGGTGGAGGTCATCAAAAAGGACCCGGTCTTCACCCTGAAGATACTGCGATTGGTCAACTCCGCCTATTTCGGCCTCTCGCGTGAGGTCACGTCCATCAATCACGCCAGTGTCTACCTCGGCCTGAATACCCTCAAGAACGTGGCCCTCGGGCTGGCCGCGGTGGGGGCCATCCCCAGGAATGGGGCGGCCGGGCTGGACATGGACGCCTTCTGGCTCCATTCCTTGTCCGTGGCCACGGTCACGCGGATGCTCGGGACCATGCTCGGCGTCCCATCCGACGAAGTGGCCGATTACTTTGCGGCCGGCTTGCTGCATGACATCGGCAAGGTGGTCCTGGCCCTTTACATGGCCGGGGAGTTCAAGGACGCGGGAATCCTGGCGGCCCGTGAGGGAATGCCCCTGTATCGTGCCGAGGAGGCCGTGCTGGGAGCCACCCACGCCGATGTGGGGGCCATGCTTGCTGCGCGGTGGAATCTGCCTGCGGAACTGACCGACGCCATCTCCCGGCACCACACGCCCGGGCAAGGCCCGCCTTCCCAACTGGTTGACTGCGTTTTTGCCGCGGACCAGATCGTCAAGCGGCTTGATTTCGGATATGCCGGAGACCGTATTGTCGAGCCGTTGCCCGGAGCCGTCCGGGCTCGACTGGGGTTTGACCTCGACGGCCTCATCGCCGGTTTGCCTACCCTTGAAGGGGAAGTGGAGGAGGCGAGAGTGTTCATCCGGCTAGGGGAGGAGGACTGATGCGCCTTCGCTTTCGCGGTACCAGGGGGTCGGTGCCCGCGCCGGGGCCGGATACCGTCCGTTACGGCGGCAACACGACCTGCATCGAGGTCCGTTCCGACGCCGACGATCTGATCGTCCTTGATGCAGGCACCGGCATCAGGACGCTGGGGCTTGAACTGATGGGGCAAGGGGCTGCCTCCTATCACATTTTCATCAGCCACACCCATTGGGACCACATTCACGGGTTGCCCTTTTTCCTGCCCCTGTTTGTCGAGGGCAATGCCATTACCCTGTACGGCCCGCCCGATCCGCTGGCCATGTCCGGCATTGAGGCAGCGCTTGTCAAACAGATGGAATATCCGCATTTCCCGGTGCGTGTGGCCGAGCTGCGGGCGGAGATCGAGTACCGGACCCTGGCGGACCGCCAGACCGTGGACCTCGGGTTCGCCTCCGTCTCCACCCTGCTCATGAACCATCCGGCCATAGACTTCGGCTGCAAGGTGCGCTGCGATGGGAAGACCATGTTTTTTACCGGCGACCATGAACCCTTTGGCAATATATACGCGCCGGGAGACCCTGACTATGAGGACTACGGCCGCATAGTGGCCGAGCGCAACGCCGCGCTTCTCGACTTTTTGCGCGGCGTGGACGTGCTGGTGGCCGATGCGCAATACACCGAGGACGAGTACCGGCATCGGCGCGGCTGGGGGCACTCAACCTTTGAGCGGACCCTGGCCCTGGCCAGGGACGCGGGCATCGGCCGGGTCTGTCTGACCCATCATGAAACCACCCGGAGCGACGATGAACTGGACACCATTCTGGAAAGGCTGCGCGGATGCGGCGAGTGGGGTGGACTTGCCTTTGACATGGCGCGGGAAGGGGAGGATGTCATTGTTTGAACATTCCGGTGTCCCAAGGACAATGGCTCGGAATGGTTGCTTTTTAAGCGAAACAATGCGATGGGTGTTCGTGGTTGCCGGTTGTCAATATAGATAAGCAGGAGGAGACGATGAGAGCGCTGATCGTGGATGATGACTTTTACAGCAGGAACATGATTCACGAAATCCTTCGTCCCGTAGCCCGCTGCGACATCGCGGTGAACGGCGAAGAGGCCATTGAGGCGTTCCGGCGTGGACTCATGGCCGGGGAGCCTTACGATCTCATTTGTCTTGATCTGCTTATGCCCGAATTGGATGGGCAGCAGGCCCTGCGCGAAATCCGCGCCATTGAGCAGGAGTGTGGCGTGGCTCCGCGCAACGAGGCCAAAGTCATCGTCACCACCATGCTTGATGACGAGAAGGAGACTCACGACGCCTTCTTTCTTGGCGGTGCCACCGCCTATCTGGTCAAGCCCATTGATGAGGATAAGCTCATGACCGAGGTTCAGAGCCTCGGGTTGCTGTAGCATTCCTTGTGTTCTCGCTTTCGTTTGCGCCGTGCGGGGCACCTGAAGCCGGACATCTCCTGTCCGGCTTCCGGGGCGTTTGTGTGTTTGAAGTCGGCGGCGTTTTGCTCTATGCTGTTCTCTTTGCGCGACTCTTTCTCCCCGGCATGGCCGGGTCCATCATACTGCAGGACAGTGACACATGAGCCAGATACTTGGTGTGAAATTCAATGACTACGGGCAGGTGTACTACTTCGGGTCCGGGCCTTTCGTGGTCCGTGAGGGGCAATACGTCATTGTCAAGACCGATCAGGGCATGGGCCTTGGCAAGGTCATCCTCACCCGGCAGGCTCCCAGGGACAACGAGACCCCGGACGGCGAGACGCTCAAGGCCATCTATCGACTGGCCAACGACAAGGATTTGGAAGCTGTGGCCGAGAACGAGGTTCTGGCCCGGGATGCCTATCAGTACTGCCGCAAAAGCGTTGCCCGGCTCAAGCTGGGCATGAAGCTGGTGGATGTGGAGGTCTTTTTTGACCGCAGCAAGATGGTCTATTATTTCACGGCTCCCGGGCGTATCGATTTTCGCGAGCTGATCAAGGATCTGGTGCGGGAATACAGAACCCGCATCGAGTTGCGTCAGATCGGAGTGCGCCACGAAACCCAGATGCTGGGGGCCATCGGCAACTGCGGCCAGATGTGTTGTTGCCGCCGGTTCATGCGCAAATTCGTGCCCGTGACCATCAAGATGGCCAAGGAGCAGAATCTGTTCCTCAATCCCACCAAGATTTCGGGCATCTGCGGCCGTCTGCTGTGCTGCCTGAGCTTTGAGCAGAAGGGGTATGAGGAGTTTCATCGCATGTGCCCGAGGGTGGGCAAGAAGTTCACCACGGCCATTGGTTCCGTCAAGGTGCTTCGTTCAAATTTCTTTAAGAAATCCGTGACGTTACTCACGGAAAGTTTTGACGAACGGGAAGTTTCCATTGACGAATGGAATGAAATAGTTAACAAGCCGCCCAGCGAAGAGGCCATGGCCGAAATCCGCGCCCAGGCCGCACAGGGCCGACGTGGTGGCCGACGGCCGATTCGGTCCGATGCGGACCAAGCGGGCGGGCCCGGCGGGGCTGGGGCTGGACAGGCGCCTGACGGCTTGGCTGGCGGTGATCCTGCTGCCGGGAGCCGCGAAGGCGACGACAATACGCTGCCCGAGATTCCAGTCCTGGAAGACCATGATCCAGAGCAGAGCAGCGTACGGCCGGGACGAGGGCCGAGGCCGACGCAGCCGTCCAGGCCCGTGGTGGCCGCCGGGGACGACGCCGAAGGCGGGACAAGGGTCCGCAGACCCAGGCGGCGCAAACGAAAGCCCCCCAGAAAATAGTCACTCCCGAGGGCAACGCATTTTCGGGACAAGGAGATTCGGTTTGGAACGTTTCTATATCACCACGCCCATCTATTATGTGAACGCGAAGCCCCATCTGGGGCACGCCTACACCACCACGGTGGCGGACGCCCTCAGCCGCTTCCACCAATTGATGGGCGCGGAGACGTACTTTCTCACCGGCACCGACGAGCACGGCGACAAGATCGTGCAGGCGGCCGAAGCCAACGGCCTTTCCCCCATGGAATACGTGGACACAATCAGCGGCCAGTTCAAGGCCCTGTGGCCCGACATGAACATCGCCAATGACGACTTCATCCGCACCACCGAGCCGCGACACATCAAGGTTGTGCAGGACATTCTCCAGAAGGTCCACGATTCAGGGGATATCTATTTCGGCGAGTACGGCGGCCACTACTGCTTCGGATGCGAGCGCTTCTATACCGAGAAGGAGCTGGTTGACGGCCTGTGCCCTGACCATCAGACCAAACCCGAATACATTGCCGAAAAGAATTATTTCTTCCGCATGTCCAAGTACCAGGGGTGGCTTCGGGAGCACATCCTCAATAACCCCGATTTCATCAGGCCCGAGCAATACCGCAACGAGGTTCTGAGTCTGCTTGAGGGCGGAGACCTTGAGGATTTGTGTATTTCCCGGCCCAAGAGCCGACTGACCTGGGGCATCGAGCTACCTTTTGACAAGGATTTCGTTACCTACGTCTGGTTTGACGCCCTGATCAACTACGTGTCCGCCCTCGGTTATCCCGACGGAGACAAGTTCAAGAAGTTCTGGCCTGCTGCCAACCACCTGGTGGCCAAGGACATCCTCAAACCCCACGCCGTGTTCTGGCCGACCATGCTCAAGGCTGCGGGCATTGAGCCGTATCAGTCCCTCAATGTCCACGGCTATTGGCTGGTCAGGGACACCAAGATGTCCAAATCCATCGGGAACGTCATTGCGCCGCTGTCCATGAAAGACAAGTACGGCCTTGACCCTTTCCGCTATTTCCTTCTGCGCGAGATGTCCTTTGGCGGCGATTCCAGCTTTTCCGAAGAAGCTCTGGTGGGGCGTCTTAACGCGGATCTGGCCAATGACCTGGGCAATCTCTTCAACCGCACCCTGTCCATGACCCACAAGTATTTCGGCGGCACGATCCCTGTCCCGGTCATTGAAGACGTGGTGGATGCGGAGATCAAGAAGCTCGGGCAGGACGCCATGCGGGCGTATCAGGCGCACTTTGGCGAGCTGCGTTTTTCACGCGGGCTGGAATCCCTCTGGGAGCTGGTGCGCGGTCTCAACAAGTATATCGACGCCACCGCACCATGGACCCTGTTCAAGGCGGGCAATACGGACAGGCTTTCAACGGTTATCTACGTGCTCCTCGAAAATATGCGCAAGATAGCTGTCCATTTGTGGCCGGTCATGCCCGAGTCGGCCCAGGCCATGCTTGGACAGCTTGGCATCACCTTTGTCCGGGACAAGTTCAATCTGCCCAAGGAACTGGAAGTATGGGGCGTTCTCGAATCCGGTTCCACCGTGGCCGAAGCGTCGAATCTCTTTCCGCGCATTGATCTGCCCGAGGTTCAGGCACCCGCAGCGGGCAAGGCCACTGGCGGCTCGGGCGGCAAAAGAACTCCAGCCGTGGGCTGCCAGAGCAACGGCACCATCGAGTTCGAGGATTTTCAGAAGCTTGACTTGCGCGTGGGCACCGTGGTCGGCGTCGAGCCGCACCCGGACGCGGACCGGCTGCTACTGGTGCAGGTCGATACCGGCGAGGACGCGCCGCGTCAGGTGGTGGCAGGCATCGCCGAGTTTTTCACGCCTGACGAACTGGTGGGCAGACAGGTGGTCGTGGTGGCCAACCTCAAGCCGCGCAAGCTCCGCAAGCAGCTCTCCCAGGGCATGATCCTGGCTGTCAAGTCCGGGGACTCCCTGAAACTGTTGACGCCTTCGGGCGAGGTCGCTCCGGGCAGCCGGGTCAGTTAGCTCTTTGCCGAATTCGTGTCTTGACAGGCCGTCCCCTGCGGGGCGGCCTTTTTTCATGGGGCTGCGTTTCTGGCTGAGTTTTTGCAGCGCACTCTGCGGATACGTCGGGCCGCTGACAATCCGACGGTCAGGGGGTGAATCATGATTGAGGAACATAGACGCTCCGAGACACAGGGCAGCGCCAGCCGGGGCCGATGCACATGGCGGGGCGTGGTCAGGCTGGGGGAGGGCGGAGATGTTGCCGCACTTGCCCAAAGGATTCTTCGCCAACGTCTGCGCTGGATTGATTTTGATGACGAGCCGCTGTTCGCCGATGCGAAACGGGCCGTGGCCCTGTGCCGGGAGATACGTCGGCGCGGGATAAATGTCCTGTGGAGTGCGCGGGTCGGGGAAATGCCCGGCCGGAACCTGTTGCGTGTGATGCGTTTGGCCGGATGCCAGGAGATTGTGGCCCGTCCAGTGGTGGAAGAGACATCGAACCTGGACCGGGCGCGGGAGTTCGGCTTTGACATCCGGTTGTGGGGTGATGCCGGGCAAGCTGGCATTGGTGTGCCGACCGGATATACCGTGGCCGAGCGCGAGGCCGTGGCCGAACTGTTGCCCGGCCACCACGCCGCCCAATTCGATCTGGCCGTGGCGTATTACCGGGCCCGTCGTTTTTCCGAGGTCATGCGCCCCTTGGGCAAAGCCATGATCCTGGGCTTTCCCATAAACGAACTGTGTCTCAATCTGCTGGCCTGCCTGAGCGCCGCCCGACATTACCCGGATGTGGCCGCCGGTCTGCTCGACCAGGCCGGGTATGGTTGCCCGCATCCGGTGGTGTTTCGCAACCGGAGGTTGTTGCGGTCGTGGATGGAGAGCGGCGGGGACCTGCGGGGGGTGCGTCTGGACCTTGATCCAGCCGGGAACCCGTGATTCGCCAGCTTGTGTCATGCTGGGCTTCCAGCCATGGCCTCAAGCCGGGAGAGGTCGACGCTGCCGTGGCGTCAGACATGATTGAGCAGTTTGAGTTCCGCCGGATCGGGGTTGAGGTAGAACTGCTGGGCAAGGTACGGCTTGTCGAATTTTCGTGCGTAATGGTTGAGCAGGGTCACGGGGATGATCAGGGGGATGCGCCCCGCCTTGTATTCGGCAATCTTGTCGAGCACTTCCTGCTTGTCTCGGCTGTCGAGATCCCTTTTGAAAAAGCCCATGGCGTGCATGAGCACATCCGCGTTTTTGTTGGGCGTGGCCTTGAGCGACAGGGATCGAAAGAGCAGTGCCCCGTAGGCGGCGAAAACCTCGGCGGTGTTGAATACTGAACTTTCGCCCAGCAGATGGCCAAGTTCGCGGTAGCCGCGCAGGTCGTGGGCGCGGATAAGCATCTTGTGCCGGGTGTGGAAGTCCACCAGATGGCCGATCTGCATGCCCCTGGCCAGGAGGTCGCGCCAGCGTTTGAGCACAAAGACCCGTCTGATGAAGTTTTCCCGCAGCAAGGGGGTCTGGAGCCGTTCCTCAGTCTCGATGGGCAGCAGGGGGTGGCGCTCCAGGAGCCGGGCCGTGAAGAAACCGGCACCGCGTCGAACCGGACCTCCGGTGGTGGAAAATATCTTGCCCTGCATCAGGGCGCAGGAAGGTGAGGCGTTCCTGACCACGAAGCCGCACAGGCCGTCCTGCTCCAGTTCGTTCAGCAAGCGTCCGGCCCAGGCGTTCATGCGGTCGGTCCAGTCTTCTCCCGATTCATGGCCGATGAGCCGGATGTCTCCTGCGCAATCCACCTGCCGCACTTTTTCACGCGGGATGCCCATCCCGCAGGCGACCTCGGGACACAAGGGGATGAATTCCACATGCTTGGCGAGGGTGTCTGTGATGAAGGCGTCACGGGCATGGCTTCCGTCAAAGCGGACCTTCTCGCCCAGAACACAGGCGCTGACGCCTATTCGGATCA
This genomic stretch from Pseudodesulfovibrio alkaliphilus harbors:
- a CDS encoding HDOD domain-containing protein is translated as MPNLRTNVVDAVERMPAFPKSVHQVLKLASDINCSQKCLVEVIKKDPVFTLKILRLVNSAYFGLSREVTSINHASVYLGLNTLKNVALGLAAVGAIPRNGAAGLDMDAFWLHSLSVATVTRMLGTMLGVPSDEVADYFAAGLLHDIGKVVLALYMAGEFKDAGILAAREGMPLYRAEEAVLGATHADVGAMLAARWNLPAELTDAISRHHTPGQGPPSQLVDCVFAADQIVKRLDFGYAGDRIVEPLPGAVRARLGFDLDGLIAGLPTLEGEVEEARVFIRLGEED
- a CDS encoding MBL fold metallo-hydrolase, translating into MRLRFRGTRGSVPAPGPDTVRYGGNTTCIEVRSDADDLIVLDAGTGIRTLGLELMGQGAASYHIFISHTHWDHIHGLPFFLPLFVEGNAITLYGPPDPLAMSGIEAALVKQMEYPHFPVRVAELRAEIEYRTLADRQTVDLGFASVSTLLMNHPAIDFGCKVRCDGKTMFFTGDHEPFGNIYAPGDPDYEDYGRIVAERNAALLDFLRGVDVLVADAQYTEDEYRHRRGWGHSTFERTLALARDAGIGRVCLTHHETTRSDDELDTILERLRGCGEWGGLAFDMAREGEDVIV
- a CDS encoding response regulator → MRALIVDDDFYSRNMIHEILRPVARCDIAVNGEEAIEAFRRGLMAGEPYDLICLDLLMPELDGQQALREIRAIEQECGVAPRNEAKVIVTTMLDDEKETHDAFFLGGATAYLVKPIDEDKLMTEVQSLGLL
- a CDS encoding PSP1 domain-containing protein, translating into MSQILGVKFNDYGQVYYFGSGPFVVREGQYVIVKTDQGMGLGKVILTRQAPRDNETPDGETLKAIYRLANDKDLEAVAENEVLARDAYQYCRKSVARLKLGMKLVDVEVFFDRSKMVYYFTAPGRIDFRELIKDLVREYRTRIELRQIGVRHETQMLGAIGNCGQMCCCRRFMRKFVPVTIKMAKEQNLFLNPTKISGICGRLLCCLSFEQKGYEEFHRMCPRVGKKFTTAIGSVKVLRSNFFKKSVTLLTESFDEREVSIDEWNEIVNKPPSEEAMAEIRAQAAQGRRGGRRPIRSDADQAGGPGGAGAGQAPDGLAGGDPAAGSREGDDNTLPEIPVLEDHDPEQSSVRPGRGPRPTQPSRPVVAAGDDAEGGTRVRRPRRRKRKPPRK
- the metG gene encoding methionine--tRNA ligase, which codes for MERFYITTPIYYVNAKPHLGHAYTTTVADALSRFHQLMGAETYFLTGTDEHGDKIVQAAEANGLSPMEYVDTISGQFKALWPDMNIANDDFIRTTEPRHIKVVQDILQKVHDSGDIYFGEYGGHYCFGCERFYTEKELVDGLCPDHQTKPEYIAEKNYFFRMSKYQGWLREHILNNPDFIRPEQYRNEVLSLLEGGDLEDLCISRPKSRLTWGIELPFDKDFVTYVWFDALINYVSALGYPDGDKFKKFWPAANHLVAKDILKPHAVFWPTMLKAAGIEPYQSLNVHGYWLVRDTKMSKSIGNVIAPLSMKDKYGLDPFRYFLLREMSFGGDSSFSEEALVGRLNADLANDLGNLFNRTLSMTHKYFGGTIPVPVIEDVVDAEIKKLGQDAMRAYQAHFGELRFSRGLESLWELVRGLNKYIDATAPWTLFKAGNTDRLSTVIYVLLENMRKIAVHLWPVMPESAQAMLGQLGITFVRDKFNLPKELEVWGVLESGSTVAEASNLFPRIDLPEVQAPAAGKATGGSGGKRTPAVGCQSNGTIEFEDFQKLDLRVGTVVGVEPHPDADRLLLVQVDTGEDAPRQVVAGIAEFFTPDELVGRQVVVVANLKPRKLRKQLSQGMILAVKSGDSLKLLTPSGEVAPGSRVS
- a CDS encoding YbgA family protein, whose translation is MRDMIRIGVSACVLGEKVRFDGSHARDAFITDTLAKHVEFIPLCPEVACGMGIPREKVRQVDCAGDIRLIGHESGEDWTDRMNAWAGRLLNELEQDGLCGFVVRNASPSCALMQGKIFSTTGGPVRRGAGFFTARLLERHPLLPIETEERLQTPLLRENFIRRVFVLKRWRDLLARGMQIGHLVDFHTRHKMLIRAHDLRGYRELGHLLGESSVFNTAEVFAAYGALLFRSLSLKATPNKNADVLMHAMGFFKRDLDSRDKQEVLDKIAEYKAGRIPLIIPVTLLNHYARKFDKPYLAQQFYLNPDPAELKLLNHV